One Gymnogyps californianus isolate 813 chromosome 11, ASM1813914v2, whole genome shotgun sequence genomic window carries:
- the MTFMT gene encoding LOW QUALITY PROTEIN: methionyl-tRNA formyltransferase, mitochondrial (The sequence of the model RefSeq protein was modified relative to this genomic sequence to represent the inferred CDS: inserted 1 base in 1 codon) encodes MQIVSSMHPEMRWLELKSVLDATKLRIFMGLPNRPSPRACVRHRPAPEAPPCXGRLLRAWREGVKAARGAAGRAAGAPPWRVLFFGTDRFAVTALRALEAAREPSKDSLVSRLEVVTLPSRLPGDLPVRSCARELQLPVHEWPHTGPVGQFDVGVVASFGRLLSEDLILQFPYGVLNVHPSCLPRWRGPAPIVHTVLHGDKVTGVTIMEIRPKRFDVGPIIKQEEFAVPPRCTAKELEVMLSKMGANMLISVLKNLPESLKNKKEQPKEGVTFAPKISIARSCVKWEEQTAAQVIQLHRAIGSMFPLQTLWKGSTVKLLDFVEVDNIPGFADQILNDCGAVPGSLLYHKVSQTLIARCKEGWVGIKTVVLKKKLTAVDFYNGYMHSWFQQNSRTVHQECRFQTLKLSTAKKTLKEREILAQDVKQ; translated from the exons ATGCAG ATTGTTTCATCTATGCACCCTGAGATGAGGTGGCTGGAATTGAAGAGTGTCCTGGATGCAACTAAACTGAGGATTTTCATGGGGCTCCCCAA CCGTCCCTCGCCCCGCGCCTGCGTGCGTCATCGCCCGGCGCCGGAAGCGCCGCCAT GGGGCCGGCTGCTACGCGCCTGGCGTGAGGGGGTGAAGGCggcgcgcggggcggcggggcgggcggcgggagcgccGCCATGGCGGGTGCTCTTCTTCGGCACCGACCGCTTCGCCGTCACCGCCCTGCGAGCCCTGGAGGCGGCCAG GGAGCCCAGCAAGGACTCGCTGGTGTCCAGGCTGGAGGTGGTGACCCTGCCCTCCCGCCTGCCTGGGGACCTGCCTGTGAGGAGCTGTGCCCGGGAGCTCCAGCTGCCTGTTCATGAGTGGCCCCACACGGGACCTGTGGGGCAGTTTGATGTGGGTGTGGTGGCATCATTTGGACGTCTCCTAAGCGAGGACCTTATTCTGCAGTTCCCATA TGGCGTGCTGAATGTCCATCCCAGCTGTCTCCCACGATGGCGTGGTCCTGCACCAATAGTCCACACAGTGCTTCATGGTGATAAAGTGACTGGGGTGACGATTATGGAAATAAGACCAAAAAG GTTTGATGTAGGTCCAATTATTAAGCAAGAAGAGTTTGCTGTTCCTCCCCGCTGTACTGCAAAGGAGCTGGAAGTGATGTTGTCAAAGATGGGTGCAAACATG ctgatatcagttttgaaaaacttgcctgaaagtttaaaaaataaaaaagagcaacCAAAAGAAGGAGTAACATTTG ctCCTAAAATATCTATAGCCAGGAGTTGTGTAAAATGGGAAGAGCAAACAGCTGCACAAGTAATTCAACTGCACCGTGCGATAGGAAGTATG TTTCCTCTGCAGACGCTCTGGAAGGGTAGTACTGTTAAACTTCTGGATTTTGTGGAAGTGGATAATATCCCTGGTTTTGCTg aTCAAATATTAAATGACTGTGGAGCTGTTCCTGGTTCACTACTATACCATAAAGTGTCCCAAACGCTGATAGCTCGTTGCAAG gaaggcTGGGTTGGAATCAAAACAGTCGTATTAAAGAAGAAGCTTACAGCAGTTGACTTCTACAATGGATATATGCACTCTTGGTTCCAGCAGAACTCAAGAACAGTTCATCAGGAATGCAGATTTCAAACACTCAAACTTAGCACAGCAAAAAAGACTCTGAAAGAGAGGGAAATATTGGCACAGGATGTAAAACAAtag
- the CILP gene encoding cartilage intermediate layer protein 1: protein MVTVKGWILLLLLLGATSVLGQRLLKPALGRIQIGQKTFSPLVMLSLESTRSSSHRGDPTFTYARRSPLVQDSKRFLSPWSKWSECSAKCGQTGVQKRTRSCLAERLWGTHCNEATEEGRLCIGHVCSACTISCPMGRVNADCDACMCEDATLHGKVSLEDGSPAADARVYLQAKKLKLLTTADNRGMFRIPGVCPDGKNTLKIKKAKYAAATVTVPESNRRNLAIEVQLQRSGKPYIFRSPEDKARRVGQSVSLCCDALGSPAPDRYLWYHNGSLLDPSLYKYKNNLVLKNLKRDQSGEYFCKASSAGGSAKSQSAKLAVIGRQEAACNSQPQSHLIQLPHDCFQKATNSFYYDVGKCPAKTCAGKLDKGLRCKDNVAYCCGVSKMETRDISCNGYTLPTKVVVECGCKKCTETKITVRGRATAADNGEPLRFGHIYMGNKRVSMTGYKGTFSIQVPADTERLVLTFVDRLQKFVNTTKVLPFKENGGAVFHEIKLLRKKAPLTLESTETNVISLGEMEEDDPIAELEIPPNAFYRKNGEAYRGKVKASVTFLDPRNISTAAVTQSDLNFVDEEGDIFPLRTYGMFSVDFTDERGTESLNAEEVKVHLDAAQVKMPEHLQEMKLWSLNPETGLWEEEGDFNLEKSRRRKREERTFLVGNMEIKERRLFNLDVPESRRCYVKVRAYRSERFLQSEQIQGVVISVINMEPEPGFSSNPRAWGRFDSVVTGPNGACVPAFCDEQNPEAYTAYMLASMGGEELEAVSSAPKLNPNAIGVPQPYLNKLNYRRTDHEDSNTKKTAFSINMAKPSPNSPEENDGPIYAYENLRECEEAPHNAAHFRFYRIEGDRYDYNTVPFSEDDLMSWTDDYLAWWPKPMEFRACYIKVKINGPQEVNVRSRNMGGTHPRTIGKLYGIRDVRSIRDSEQPDVSAACLEFKCSGMLFDQDRVDRTLVRVVPQGSCRRESVNSMLHEYLVNHLPMATNNDSSEYTMLAPLDPLGHNYGIYTVTDQDPRIAKEIALGRCFDGTSDGTSRTMKSNIGVGLTFTCSERSAAEQSIFQSQRSSGQQSTLVLPGESPAYRRQPASRRITQGRIPMRGQRSPTY, encoded by the exons ATGGTCACCGTGAAAGGATggatcctcctcctcctcctcctgggagCCACGTCCGTTTTAG GTCAAAGGCTTCTGAAACCAGCCCTCGGCAGGATCCAGATAGGACAGAAAACCTTCAGCCCGCTGGTAATGCTCAGCTTGGAGA GTACGAGGAGCAGCTCTCACCGGGGAGACCCGACCTTCACCTACGCCAGACGCA GTCCACTGGTGCAAGATTCAAAAAGGTTTTTGTCTCCATGGTCGAAATGGAGCGAGTGCTCAGCAAAGTGTGGCCAAACCGGTGTGCAGAAGCGTACCAGATCCTGCCTAGCTGAGCGCCTCTGGGGCACGCACTGTAACGAAGCAACCGAGGAAGGGCGGCTCTGCATTGGACATGTTTGCTCAG CCTGCACCATCAGCTGCCCCATGGGCCGCGTCAACGCCGACTGCGATGCCTGCATGTGCGAGGATGCAACCCTCCACGGGAAGGTCTCTCTCGAGGACGGGTCGCCTGCTGCCGATGCCCGGGTCTACCTGCAAGCCAAGAAACTCAAGCTGTTGACAACGGCCGATAACAGGGGCATGTTTAGGATCCCGGGGGTTTGTCCCGATGGCAAAAACACCCTTAAAATAAAGAAAGCCAAATATGCAGCAGCGACTGTCACCGTGCCTGAGAGCAACAGAAGAAACCTGGCGATCGAAGTGCAGCTGCAACGATCAG GCAAACCCTACATTTTCAGGAGCCCCGAGGACAAAGCCAGGAGAGTGGGACAGAGCGTGTCGCTCTGCTGCGATGCCCTCGGCAGCCCGGCCCCCGACCGCTACCTCTG GTACCACAATGGCTCACTGCTGGATCCCTCcttatacaaatataaaaacaacCTGGTTCTGAAGAACCTCAAGAGAGACCAGTCTGGAGAGTATTTCTGCAAGGCCAGCAGCGCCGGGGGGTCGGCGAAGTCCCAATCTGCCAAACTTGCCGTCATAG GGAGACAAGAGGCAGCCTGCAACTCCCAACCCCAAAGCCACCTCATCCAACTTCCTCACGACTGCTTCCAAAAAGCAACGAACTCCTTCTACTACGACGTGGGCAAGTGCCCAGCGAAGACCTGCGCTGGGAAGCTGGATAAGGGACTCCGGTGTAAGGACAACGTCGCCTACTGCTGCGGGGTGTCCAAGATGGAAACCAGAGACATCTCCTGCAATGGGTACACGCTCCCCACTAAAGTCGTCGTAGAATGCGGCTGCAAAAAATGCACCGAGACCAAAATAACGGTTCGAGgcagagccacagcagcagATAATGGTGAGCCACTGAGGTTTGGCCACATCTACATGGGGAACAAGAGAGTGAGTATGACCGGCTACAAGGGAACGTTCTCCATCCAAGTCCCAGCAGACACGGAGAGACTGGTTCTAACTTTCGTCGATCGGCTGCAGAAGTTTGTGAACACAACGAAAGTTCTGCCCTTCAAGGAAAACGGAGGTGCTGTGTTTCATGAGATCAAGCTACTAAGAAAGAAAGCCCCTCTTACACTGGAATCCACCGAAACCAATGTGATTTCTTTgggagaaatggaagaagatgATCCAATTGCCGAATTAGAAATTCCTCCCAATGCATTTTATAGGAAAAATGGAGAAGCCTACAGAGGCAAAGTGAAAGCCAGCGTGACATTTCTGGACCCAAGAAACATCTCAACGGCCGCTGTGACACAAAGTGACCTGAACTTTGTAGATGAGGAAGGAGACATATTTCCGCTCCGCACGTACGGCATGTTTTCCGTGGACTTCACTGACGAACGGGGCACCGAGTCTCTTAATGCAGAAGAGGTGAAGGTTCATTTGGATGCTGCTCAGGTCAAGATGCCAGAGCACCTGCAAGAGATGAAGCTTTGGTCCCTGAACCCGGAGACAGGATtatgggaggaagaaggggacTTCAACCTTGAGAAAAGCAGACGGCGCAAAAGGGAGGAGAGAACTTTTTTGGTTGGGAACATGGAGATCAAAGAAAGGCGGCTTTTTAACCTGGACGTCCCAGAGAGCAGACGGTGCTACGTCAAAGTCCGAGCCTACAGAAGCGAGAGATTTCTGCAAAGCGAGCAGATCCAAGGGGTTGTGATTTCTGTTATAAACATGGAGCCAGAACCGGGGTTCTCATCCAACCCCCGAGCATGGGGCCGTTTCGATAGCGTGGTCACTGGTCCCAACGGCGCCTGCGTGCCCGCCTTCTGCGATGAGCAAAACCCTGAGGCCTACACAGCTTATATGTTGGCGAGCATGGGGGGCGAAGAGCTCGAAGCTGTGTCCTCTGCTCCCAAACTCAACCCTAATGCTATTGGGGTCCCACAGCCATATCTCAACAAGCTCAACTACAGGAGAACAGACCATGAGGACTCCAACACTAAGAAAACAGCATTCAGCATTAACATGGCCAAGCCAAGCCCTAACTCCCCAGAAGAGAACGATGGCCCTATTTATGCCTATGAAAACCTAAGAGAATGTGAGGAAGCTCCACACAACGCTGCTCACTTCAGGTTTTACAGGATAGAGGGAGACCGGTACGACTACAACACCGTTCCCTTCAGTGAAGATGACCTCATGAGCTGGACCGATGACTACCTGGCGTGGTGGCCCAAGCCCATGGAATTTAGGGCCTGCTacattaaagtaaaaataaatggacCCCAAGAGGTGAACGTAAGATCTCGTAACATGGGTGGGACACACCCGCGTACCATTGGCAAGCTCTACGGCATCCGGGATGTCCGCAGCATTCGTGACTCCGAGCAGCCGGACGTGTCAGCAGCCTGCCTGGAGTTCAAGTGCAGCGGCATGCTCTTCGACCAAGACCGTGTGGACCGCACGCTCGTGCGAGTGGTCCCACAAGGCAGCTGCCGCCGAGAAAGCGTCAACAGCATGCTCCACGAGTACCTGGTGAACCACCTCCCCATGGCTACAAACAACGACTCCAGCGAGTACACAATGCTGGCTCCTCTCGACCCGCTGGGACACAACTACGGCATCTACACCGTCACTGACCAAGACCCGAGGATCGCCAAGGAAATCGCCCTGGGCAGGTGTTTCGATGGCACGTCTGATGGCACCTCCAGAACCATGAAGAGCAACATTGGCGTTGGGTTGACTTTCACTTGTTCGGAGAGGAGTGCAGCAGAGCAAAGCATCTTCCAGTCTCAGAGGAGCTCGGGCCAGCAGTCCACACTGGTTCTGCCAGGGGAGAGCCCCGCGTACCGAAGGCAGCCGGCAAGCCGCCGAATCACCCAAGGCAGGATCCCGATGAGAGGTCAACGTTCTCCCACATACTAG
- the LOC127020815 gene encoding gonadotropin-releasing hormone II receptor-like, producing the protein MSDEQLPASPRRPAAEGDTNVSASGCPEHWVEPRFTQAARVRVIVTAIFFLLAVGSNAAVLGSLLRKRRKSHVRPLILSLALADLLVTVAVMPLDAAWNVTVQWYGGDLSCKLLNFLKLFAMYAAALVLVVISLDRHAAVLHPLSRARRRNGLLLRAAWAGSVLLASPQLFLFHLHTIPGGNFTQCVTHGSFRAHWEETVYNMFTFTTLYITPLSVMIVCYIRIIWEISKQLKINKGLIRNQNDHISKARMKTLKMTIVIVATFIICWTPYYLLGLWYWFQPAMIQKMPEYVNHSFFLFGLLHTCTDPVIYGLYTPSFREDVQLCLRGIETAITRHERHKPVPVLEKNIKDGAVNGGVASGGSNGTTVNTVC; encoded by the exons ATGAGTGACGAGCAGCTCCCCGCatctccccgccgccccgccgcggagGGGGACACCAACGTCTCGGCCTCTGGCTGCCCTGAGCACTGGGTTGAGCCCCGGTTCACGCAAGCGGCGAGGGTCCGCGTGATCGTCACGGCCATCTTCTTCTTGCTGGCGGTGGGCAGCAACGCGGCGGTGCTCGGCAGcctgctgaggaagaggaggaaatccCACGTGCGGCCGCTGATCCTCAGCCTGGCGCTGGCTGACCTGCTGGTGACGGTGGCGGTGATGCCCCTGGACGCGGCATGGAACGTGACGGTGCAGTGGTACGGCGGGGACCTCTCCTGCAAGCTCCTCAACTTCCTCAAGCTCTTTGCCATGTACGCGGCCGCCCTGGTGCTGGTGGTCATCAGCCTGGACCGGCATGCAGCCGTCCTCCATCCTCTCTCCCGCGCTCGCCGCCGCAATGGACTGCTGCTCCGCGCCGCCTGGGCCGGCAGCGTGCTCCTGGCTTCGCCCCAG cttttcctcttccacctGCACACGATCCCGGGAGGGAACTTCACCCAGTGCGTTACTCATGGGAGCTTCCGAGCGCACTGGGAGGAAACCGTCTACAACATGTTCACCTTCACCACCCTCTACATCACCCCCCTGAGCGTCATGATCGTTTGCTACATCCGGATCATTTGGGAGATCAGTAAGCAGCTAAAGATCAACAAAG GTTTGATAAGAAATCAAAACGACCACATCTCCAAGGCACGCATGAAGACTCTCAAGATGACCATAGTGATTGTTGCCACCTTCATCATCTGCTGGACCCCATACTACCTCCTGGGCTTGTGGTACTGGTTCCAGCCAGCCATGATCCAGAAGATGCCAGAGTATGTCAACcacagcttctttctctttggcttGCTGCACACATGCACTGACCCTGTCATTTACGGACTGTACACCCCCTCCTTTCGGGAGGACGTGCAGTTGTGTCTCAGGGGCATTGAAACAGCCATTACCAGGCACGAGAGACACAAACCTGTCCCAGTCTTGGAGAAGAACATCAAGGATGGTGCTGTAAACGGTGGGGTGGCATCAGGGGGCTCCAACGGGACAACTGTCAACACGGTCTGCTGA